In Columba livia isolate bColLiv1 breed racing homer chromosome 8, bColLiv1.pat.W.v2, whole genome shotgun sequence, a single genomic region encodes these proteins:
- the GLUL gene encoding glutamine synthetase isoform X2, with protein MATSASSHLSKAIKHMYMKLPQGDKVQAMYIWIDGTGEHLRCKTRTLDHEPKSLEDLPEWNFDGSSTFQSEGSNSDMYLRPAAMFRDPFRKDPNKLVLCEVFKYNRQSAETNLRHTCRRIMDMVSNQHPWFGMEQEYTLLGTDGHPFGWPSNGFPGPQGPYYCGVGADKAYGRDIVEAHYRACLYAGVKIGGTNAEVMPAQWEFQVGPCEGIEMGDHLWIARFILHRVCEDFGVIVSFDPKPIPGNWNGAGCHTNFSTKEMREDGGLKHIEEAIEKLSKRHQYHIRAYDPKGGLDNARRLTGFHETSNIHEFSAGVANRGASIRIPRSVGHEKRGYFEDRRPSANCDPYAVTEALVRTCLLNETGDEPFEYKN; from the exons ATGGCCACCTCGGCGAGCTCCCACCTGAGCAAAGCTATCAAGCACATGTACATGAAGCTGCCGCAGGGGGACAAGGTCCAAGCCATGTACATCTGGATCGATGGGACAGGGGAGCACCTCCGCTGCAAAACCCGCACGCTGGACCACGAGCCCAAGAGCCTGGAAG ATCTCCCCGAGTGGAATTTTGATGGCTCCAGCACCTTCCAGTCTGAAGGCTCCAACAGTGACATGTACCTGCGACCTGCTGCTATGTTTCGGGACCCTTTTCGCAAGGATCCCAATAAACTAGTTCTCTGCGAGGTCTTCAAATACAATCGCCAGTCTGCAG aGACAAATCTCCGCCACACCTGCAGGCGGATTATGGATATGGTGTCCAACCAGCACCCCTGGTTTGGGATGGAACAAGAGTACACTCTTCTGGGGACAGATGGACATCCGTTTGGCTGGCCTTCCAATGGCTTCCCTGGACCCCAAG GTCCATACTACTGCGGTGTAGGGGCAGACAAAGCCTATGGCAGGGACATTGTGGAGGCCCACTACCGAGCATGCCTGTATGCTGGTGTGAAAATTGGAGGAACCAATGCAGAAGTGATGCCAGCCCAG TGGGAGTTCCAGGTGGGACCATGCGAAGGGATTGAGATGGGTGATCACCTCTGGATCGCACGCTTCATCCTCCACCGGGTGTGCGAAGACTTCGGTGTCATTGTGTCCTTCGATCCCAAGCCCATCCCTGGGAACTGGAACGGTGCTGGCTGTCACACCAACTTCAGTACCAAGGAAATGAGGGAAGACGGAGGTCTCAA GCACATTGAAGAGGCCATTGAGAAGCTGAGCAAGCGTCACCAGTACCACATCCGTGCCTATGACCCCAAAGGGGGGCTGGACAATGCCAGGCGCCTGACAGGTTTCCACGAGACATCCAACATCCATGAGTTCTCGGCTGGGGTGGCCAACCGTGGCGCCAGCATCCGCATCCCCCGGAGCGTGGGCCATGAGAAGAGGGGCTACTTCGAGGACCGCCGGCCTTCCGCCAACTGTGATCCATATGCTGTGACAGAGGCCCTCGTCCGCACGTGTCTCCTCAATGAAACTGGAGACGAGCCTTTTGAGTACAAGAACTAA
- the GLUL gene encoding glutamine synthetase isoform X1: protein MALLRSVQCLLTYRASSYRLPALGGFVNLLQHSGGDRSATAACTRNPLVRSAAMATSASSHLSKAIKHMYMKLPQGDKVQAMYIWIDGTGEHLRCKTRTLDHEPKSLEDLPEWNFDGSSTFQSEGSNSDMYLRPAAMFRDPFRKDPNKLVLCEVFKYNRQSAETNLRHTCRRIMDMVSNQHPWFGMEQEYTLLGTDGHPFGWPSNGFPGPQGPYYCGVGADKAYGRDIVEAHYRACLYAGVKIGGTNAEVMPAQWEFQVGPCEGIEMGDHLWIARFILHRVCEDFGVIVSFDPKPIPGNWNGAGCHTNFSTKEMREDGGLKHIEEAIEKLSKRHQYHIRAYDPKGGLDNARRLTGFHETSNIHEFSAGVANRGASIRIPRSVGHEKRGYFEDRRPSANCDPYAVTEALVRTCLLNETGDEPFEYKN, encoded by the exons ATGGCTCTGCTGCGGAGCGTGCAATGTTTGCTCACTTATCGGGCCAGCAGCTACCGCCTCCCTGCCCTGGGGGGTTTCGTCAACCTCCTGCAACACTCCGGGGGAGACCGGTCAGCCACCGCTGCTTGCACAAG GAACCCCCTTGTCCGCTCTGCAGCCATGGCCACCTCGGCGAGCTCCCACCTGAGCAAAGCTATCAAGCACATGTACATGAAGCTGCCGCAGGGGGACAAGGTCCAAGCCATGTACATCTGGATCGATGGGACAGGGGAGCACCTCCGCTGCAAAACCCGCACGCTGGACCACGAGCCCAAGAGCCTGGAAG ATCTCCCCGAGTGGAATTTTGATGGCTCCAGCACCTTCCAGTCTGAAGGCTCCAACAGTGACATGTACCTGCGACCTGCTGCTATGTTTCGGGACCCTTTTCGCAAGGATCCCAATAAACTAGTTCTCTGCGAGGTCTTCAAATACAATCGCCAGTCTGCAG aGACAAATCTCCGCCACACCTGCAGGCGGATTATGGATATGGTGTCCAACCAGCACCCCTGGTTTGGGATGGAACAAGAGTACACTCTTCTGGGGACAGATGGACATCCGTTTGGCTGGCCTTCCAATGGCTTCCCTGGACCCCAAG GTCCATACTACTGCGGTGTAGGGGCAGACAAAGCCTATGGCAGGGACATTGTGGAGGCCCACTACCGAGCATGCCTGTATGCTGGTGTGAAAATTGGAGGAACCAATGCAGAAGTGATGCCAGCCCAG TGGGAGTTCCAGGTGGGACCATGCGAAGGGATTGAGATGGGTGATCACCTCTGGATCGCACGCTTCATCCTCCACCGGGTGTGCGAAGACTTCGGTGTCATTGTGTCCTTCGATCCCAAGCCCATCCCTGGGAACTGGAACGGTGCTGGCTGTCACACCAACTTCAGTACCAAGGAAATGAGGGAAGACGGAGGTCTCAA GCACATTGAAGAGGCCATTGAGAAGCTGAGCAAGCGTCACCAGTACCACATCCGTGCCTATGACCCCAAAGGGGGGCTGGACAATGCCAGGCGCCTGACAGGTTTCCACGAGACATCCAACATCCATGAGTTCTCGGCTGGGGTGGCCAACCGTGGCGCCAGCATCCGCATCCCCCGGAGCGTGGGCCATGAGAAGAGGGGCTACTTCGAGGACCGCCGGCCTTCCGCCAACTGTGATCCATATGCTGTGACAGAGGCCCTCGTCCGCACGTGTCTCCTCAATGAAACTGGAGACGAGCCTTTTGAGTACAAGAACTAA